Proteins from one Neodiprion fabricii isolate iyNeoFabr1 chromosome 5, iyNeoFabr1.1, whole genome shotgun sequence genomic window:
- the LOC124182661 gene encoding growth/differentiation factor 8-like produces MTRLLVLCLVLLGALDGISLSRNAVRKTTLVAQAAGGSCNACRMHEDLRALSLQAIKEQILSKLGLKQAPNMTGRPLPKIPPISRLMDLYGIQSDQPVDQVEPGLTRHEEVDEYAAKTENVIALAQPHPRLRHAKGNLDVLYFKFSDKIVQHRVREAKLSLWVWGSDHESPDREVIRSGFQQENARGPVTVTLQRILKGSSENGGPLLGPQLTTKHPRPERNGDWIVIDVKRMVALWFKHPRDNLGVAIKLQAGSTGHRRAANSKLIELDPDAEHTPYLDVEIEDLDSRRSGRIKRTVGLNCDEASQESRCCRYKLTVDFEKFGWDWIIAPKRYDANYCSGDCPLAFLTEYPNTHIVSLAEPPHNSGPCCTARRMSQISMLYFDSEYQIVFTKIPGMVVERCGCS; encoded by the exons ATGACGAGGTTACTGGTCCTGTGTTTGGTGCTGCTTGGGGCATTGGACGGCATAAGTCTAAGCCGAAACGCGGTCAGGAAGACGACACTGGTTGCGCAGGCGGCAGGGGGTAGCTGCAACGCGTGTCGGATGCACGAGGATCTGCGTGCGCTGAGTCTGCAGGCGATAAAGGAGCAGATACTCTCGAAGCTGGGGTTGAAGCAGGCGCCGAACATGACCGGGCGCCCCTTGCCGAAGATACCGCCAATATCGAGGCTGATGGACCTTTACGGCATACAGTCGGACCAGCCGGTGGACCAGGTTGAGCCCGGGCTTACGAGGCACGAGGAGGTCGACGAGTACGCGGCGAAGACCGAGAACGTCATCGCCCTGGCTCAACCCC ATCCGCGGCTGCGACACGCCAAGGGGAACCTGGACGTCCTGTACTTCAAATTCTCGGACAAGATAGTCCAGCACCGAGTTCGGGAAGCCAAGCTCTCGCTTTGGGTCTGGGGTAGCGACCACGAGAGTCCCGATCGCGAGGTAATCAGGTCCGGGTTCCAGCAGGAAAACGCGAGGGGTCCGGTCACCGTCACGCTCCAGAGGATCCTGAAGGGGAGCTCGGAAAACGGGGGGCCGCTTCTGGGCCCGCAGTTGACGACAAAGCACCCGCGACCCGAGAGGAACGGCGACTGGATAGTCATAGACGTGAAGAGGATGGTGGCCCTGTGGTTCAAACACCCCCGCGACAACCTCGGGGTGGCGATAAAGCTCCAGGCCGGTTCAACCGGGCACAGAAGGGCCGCCAACTCCAAGCTGATCGAGCTCGATCCGGACGCCGAACACACGCCTTACCTCGATGTAGAGATCGAGGACCTCGACTCGAGGCGGAGCGGCAGGATCAAGAGGACCGTTGGACTAAACTGCGACGAGGCGAGTCAGGAGTCGCGTTGCTGCCGCTACAAGCTTACCGTCGATTTCGAGAAGTTTGGGTGGGACTGGATCATCGCGCCTAAAAG ATACGATGCCAACTATTGTTCCGGCGATTGTCCGTTGGCATTTTTGACGGAATACCCAAACACGCACATAGTGAGCTTGGCCGAGCCACCGCACAACTCCGGACCATGTTGCACAGCGCGTAGAATGTCGCAAATCTCGATGCTATACTTCGACAGCGAGTACCAAATAGTGTTCACTAAAATACCGGGGATGGTCGTCGAACGTTGTGGATGTTCCTAG